One Manihot esculenta cultivar AM560-2 chromosome 18, M.esculenta_v8, whole genome shotgun sequence genomic window carries:
- the LOC122722535 gene encoding serine/threonine-protein phosphatase 7 long form homolog — protein sequence MEERRNRRDRRNYILPGPNDPSLLYAQADHRSEAIWQQSMDVGAIACRRTGTILHLEDIPDQIRPYLRRTGFYGVIRLGFFALDWHLISALVERWRPETHTFMFPEGEMTITLQDVGLITGLLVNGAAVTGRSRHHWPSVCEALLGVVPPNSAIRGCYLKMVWLAEEFGQLPDDYDEVVVQRFARAYLMRVIGSLFSDTSASRVNLMFLPLLADLEEAGNYSWGAACLAWLYRQLCKATNPEVMQMAGPLFILQIWAWDRITAVSPTLSVRVPHHDAPLGSRWSNARQITEVVTHVLVELRYQLDRLLPEQVIWEPYTDALIESLPEYCRQGRQIWRAVVPLVCFHIIEWHQPDRVMRQFGMQQHIPAEPQQSAALHDVDLRKSDTDWAEVHSHWIAHWNTRERRIVTAPPATEPLHFHSEYMEWYRRVSRRWISVKGAAMGSGEDGVERMQAIATNPTTGSMTSICDLLQSVSFCMMEERRQTQFPAPQPAPARPHITADPDEPPIHQRSSRARGHARGRQREHAPASERDSDVHPVPPPIQYHQSQEEYGYAPGSSHVPPSSSQVPSMYYPTQSQFMGWTPGPSTVPSVTPAASSVPCTPIGSMFPAFASESAHDASTSRQNIFAGYNPGLEYGQAGFGVFGQPDPSDSVVQNPDVIEPTQADLDNQQFLAPGPWRGRLRGPHERRHPGCGTGDHH from the exons ATGGAGGAAAGACGCAATCGCCGTGACCGTCGTAATTACATTTTACCGGGTCCCAACGATCCATCATTGCTATATGCCCAAGCCGATCATCGGTCTGAGGCTATATGGCAACAAAGTATGGATGTTGGGGCAATTGCTTGTAGAAGGACGGGAACAATTCTACATCTGGAAGACATTCCAGATCAAATAAGACCTTACCTGCGACGAACTGGATTTTATGGGGTTATACGGTTAGGTTTTTTTGCACTAGACTGGCATCTAATTAGTGCATTGGTTGAGCGGTGGCGACCAGAGACTCATACGTTTATGTTTCCCGAAGGGGAAATGACCATTACCCTTCAGGATGTAGGGCTAATAACCGGGTTGCTGGTCAATGGTGCAGCTGTTACTGGGCGATCACGCCACCATTGGCCATCAGTGTGTGAGGCACTATTAGGTGTCGTTCCACCTAATAGTGCCATAAGGGGTTGTTATCTGAAGATGGTATGGCTAGCTGAGGAGTTCGGTCAGCTTCCAGATGACTACGACGAGGTAGTTGTGCAGAGGTTCGCACGCGCATACTTAATGAGGGTCATTGGATCTCTTTTCAGTGATACATCTGCTTCGCGTGTTAACCTGATGTTTTTACCTCTGCTAGCCGACCTGGAGGAAGCCGGCAATTATAGCTGGGGAGCTGCATGTCTGGCTTGGCTGTACAGACAGTTATGTAAGGCGACTAATCCAGAAGTTATGCAGATGGCCGGTCCATTATTCATATTGCAGATATGGGCATGGGACCGTATCACAGCTGTATCGCCTACACTGTCTGTACGAGTACCACATCACGATGCTCCACTAGGCAGCAG GTGGAGTAATGCGAGGCAGATAACAGAGGTTGTCACCCATGTACTCGTGGAGCTGCGTTACCAGCTTGATCGGTTATTACCTGAGCAG GTAATATGGGAGCCATACACCGATGCCCTTATTGAGTCGTTACCCGAATACTGCCGACAAGGACGACAAATTTGGAGAGCTGTAGTGCCACTGGTCTGCTTCCACATTATAGAGTGGCATCAGCCTGATCGGGTCATGCGACAGTTTGGTATGCAGCAGCACATTCCTGCTGAACCTCAACAGTCTGCTGCACTCCATGATGTCGATTTGCGTAAGAGCGACACAGATTGGGCTGAGGTGCACTCCCATTGGATTGCGCACTGGAACACCCGAGAAAGACGAATAGTAACTGCCCCGCCAGCAACGGAACCACTCCATTTTCATTCGGAGTACATGGAGTGGTATCGTAGGGTGTCCAGACGCTGGATCTCGGTTAAAGGAGCGGCTATGGGATCGGGG GAGGATGGTGTAGAGCGTATGCAGGCTATTGCGACAAATCCGACTACGGGGAGCATGACGTCCATTTGCGACCTCCTTCAATCAGTTTCATTCTGTATGATGGAGGAGAGGCGGCAAACACAATTCCCAGCTCCACAGCCAGCACCGGCTCGACCTCACATCACGGCTGATCCAGATGAGCCACCCATTCATCAGCGCTCATCCAGAGCACGTGGTCATGCTAGGGGCCGTCAACGGGAGCATGCTCCAGCATCAGAACGTGATAGCGACGTGCATCCAGTACCTCCCCCGATACAGTATCACCAGTCTCAAGAGGAATACGGATATGCTCCAGGTTCCTCGCACGTTCCACCCAGTTCTTCTCAGGTACCTTCCATGTATTATCCTACTCAGAGTCAGTTCATGGGATGGACGCCTGGACCGAGTACAGTGCCTTCGGTTACTCCCGCTGCGTCTAGTGTACCATGTACGCCTATTGGATCTATGTTTCCTGCATTTGCCTCAGAGTCTGCACATGATGCTTCTACGTCTAGGCAGAATATTTTTGCAGGATACAATCCTGGATTAGAATATGGCCAGGCTGGTTTTGGTGTGTTTGGTCAGCCTGATCCTTCAGATTCAGTGGTGCAAAATCCAGATGTAATTGAGCCGACACAGGCTGATTTGGATAATCAGCAATTCCTAGCACCGGGACCATGGCGAGGCAGATTACGGGGTCCACATGAGCGGAGACATCCAGGATGTGGGACTGGTGATCATCACTGA
- the LOC122722458 gene encoding uncharacterized protein LOC122722458: MAIPAYANIHWDGNIINNCNGYDYEGGFSKIIPMGKRISFNQLVGKIARAIGLSDNNEFIETISFRKPTIVDGSLQFECMEIWGEDDLSNMFNYLYQIGGIPGIEIYVKILRSVDTTNKDDDIGPSGTAIESNDEPCEEQNIVDDYALSDSFAGPSINISDTVENENEYEDEDEDEEDDDSWMSTEDDEDDNCQEDIGSESRYYNTHFSNPIVPVVHPPPYAEIDFDLLRVDPYDKPEGRYFWDPSKEFSVGMIFSSRDAVAAAAKEYHLRHHHQFCYHDTRSKTYSIQCKDKDSGCAWRLRASKKEGDDVWKITRYSGPHTCTNPQLTKNHSQLDENFICSFIFALVEQQPDIKIAALQAEVRDKYGYEPSYQKTWKAKQKAIARLYGGWDESYNRLHRFMTALHHFNPETVYMIEDNPHWINERLNPMCRVFNRMFWAFKQSIEGFKHCRPVISIDGTFLYGKYTGCILCATALDGNNQLFPLAFAIVDKEDGDNWSWFLDCLRIFVTTREDLCVISDRHAGILKSMQKDWWQPPAGHHRYCIRHVLSNYNKTFKNAAIKEALRRAANENQKRKFYEAMTNIREVHPESYDWAIKINLDKWTRSHDGGQRYGVMTTNMAESLNGMMKGFRALPITAMVEKIFFQCVHYFDTRRTTFLDQQSKGYVFSQYCSEALRANTIKANAHRVRRFNTQTMVCEIITANGRQKQVVKLMEQTCSCGKFQEIRIPCSHAIAACMSHSIDYEQFVSDYYRLERTLQCYAYSFHPLGHHAYWPAADGLPLVLDISRTRKKGRPKSSRIRNEMDWRSNKIKETSRVHCSICGRVGHNKKTCMSGQSSR; the protein is encoded by the exons ATGGCAATTCCTGCATATGCAAATATTCATTGGGAtggtaatattataaataattgcaATGGTTATGATTATGAAGGAGGTTTTTCAAAGATTATCCCAATGGGTAAACGGATAAGTTTTAATCAATTGGTTGGTAAAATAGCTCGTGCAATTGGATTATCCGATAATAATGAATTTATTGAGACTATTAGTTTTAGGAAGCCTACAATTGTGGATGGATCCTTACAATTTGAGTGTATGGAGATATGGGGTGAAGATGATTTATCAAATATGTTTAATTACTTGTACCAAATTGGTGGCATACCAGGTATAGAAATATATGTTAAGATACTTCGTAGTGTTGATACTACAAATAAGGATGATGATATTGGTCCATCTGGAACTGCTATTGAATCAAATGATGAACCATGTGAAGAGCAAAATATTGTTGATGATTACGCTTTATCTGATAGTTTTGCAGGGCCGTCAATTAATATTTCTGATACAGTGGAGAATGAGAACGAGTACGAGGATGAGGACGAGGATGAGGAGGACGATGATTCATGGATGTCTACTGAGGATGATGAGGATGATAATTGTCAGGAGGATATTGGGAGTGAGTCTCGATATTACAACACACATTTTTCTAATCCCATTGTGCCTGTTGTTCATCCTCCCCCATACGCAGAAATAGACTTTGATTTGCTGAGGGTGGATCCTTATGATAAGCCAGAAGGTCGTTACTTTTGGGATCCATCTAAAGAGTTTTCAGTTGGGATGATATTTTCATCGAGAGACGCAGTGGCGGCGGCTGCAAAAGAATATCATCTAAGACATCATCATCAATTTTGTTATCATGACACAAGATCTAAGACGTATTCTATACAGTGTAAAGACAAAGACAGTGGATGTGCATGGAGGCTTCGAGCATCCAAGAAAGAAGGAGATGATGTATGGAAAATCACGAGATACAGTGGACCGCACACATGTACAAATCCTCAGTTGACAAAAAACCACAGCCAATTGGATGAGAATTTCATTTGTTCGTTCATATTTGCATTAGTTGAACAACAGCCGGATATAAAAATTGCTGCACTACAAGCTGAAGTGCGGGATAAATATGGGTATGAGCCTTCTTATCAGAAAACATGGAAAGCTAAGCAGAAGGCAATCGCAAGGCTTTATGGGGGTTGGGATGAATCATACAATCGTTTGCATAGATTCATGACTGCTCTTCATCATTTCAATCCAGAAACAGTATACATGATTGAAGATAATCCACATTGGATTAATGAACGATTAAATCCGATGTGTCGTGTATTTAATCGTATGTTTTGGGCTTTTAAGCAATCGATCGAGGGATTTAAACATTGCCGACCTGTTATCTCAATAGATGGCACATTCTTGTACGGAAAATACACCGGGTGTATACTGTGTGCAACCGCACTTGATGGAAATAATCAACTATTTCCATTAGCTTTTGCCATTGTTGATAAGGAGGACGGTGACAATTGGTCATGGTTTCTAGATTGCTTAAGGATATTTGTGACCACTCGAGAAGATTTGTGTGTAATTTCAGATCGCCATGCTGGAATTCTTAAGTCAATGCAGAAAGATTGGTGGCAACCTCCAGCTGGTCATCATCGTTACTGCATCAGACATGTCCTGAGCAATTATAATAAGACATTCAAAAATGCAGCAATAAAGGAAGCGTTGCGCAGGGCAG CAAATGAAAAtcagaaaagaaagttttatgAGGCAATGACCAACATTCGGGAGGTGCACCCAGAATCATACGATTGGGCGATTAagataaatttagataaatGGACGAGATCCCACGATGGTGGACAGAGGTATGGTGTTATGACAACGAACATGGCAGAATCACTCAATGGCATGATGAAAGGATTTCGGGCTTTGCCAATAACGGCAAtggttgaaaaaatatttttccagtGTGTCCATTACTTTGATACGCGGAGGACCACATTTTTGGATCAACAAAGCAAAGGCtatgttttcagtcagtattGTAGTGAAGCACTGCGTGCTAACACGATCAAAGCAAATGCACATAGAGTGAGACGATTCAATACTCAGACAATGGTTTGCGAAATCATTACCGCAAACGGAAGGCAAAAGCAAGTGGTCAAACTCATGGAGCAAACATGTAGTTGTGGCAAATTTCAGGAGATAAGAATACCTTGTTCTCATGCTATTGCTGCATGCATGTCGCATTCAATTGACTACGAACAATTTGTATCTGACTATTACAGATTGGAGCGTACACTTCAATGTTACGCGTACTCGTTCCATCCTCTTGGTCATCATGCCTATTGGCCTGCAGCAGATGGACTTCCTCTCGTGCTTGACATTTCGAGAACAAGGAAGAAGGGACGCCCAAAGTCCTCTAGAATACGTAATGAGATGGACTGGAGGTCAAACAAAATCAAAGAAACGTCCAGAGTGCATTGTTCAATATGTGGCAGGGTGGGGCACAATAAAAAAACTTGTATGAGTGGGCAATCAAGTAGATAA